A region of Gracilinanus agilis isolate LMUSP501 chromosome 3, AgileGrace, whole genome shotgun sequence DNA encodes the following proteins:
- the NPAS1 gene encoding neuronal PAS domain-containing protein 1, translated as MAAPFSGSEVKCVSVEWDFLQGLLVKAPPVPCLQALRKEKSRNAARSRRGKENFEFYELAKTLPLPSAITSQLDKASIVRLSITYLRLRDFAALGDPPWTPPRADRSPAPVSGAPGRRESSAFLTDLFEQHLGGHILQSLDGFVFALNQEGKFLYISETVSIYLGLSQVELTGSSVFDYVHPGDHTEVLEQLGLKAPPPGPGAPPCGPSSSSSSSSASSNSEAPERELGPPVLTPRNQPGLLDRSFFIRMKSTLTKRGLHLKASGYKVIHVTGRLRTQLLTTRRGQMLGLVALGHTLPPAPLSELPLHGHTLVFRLSLALTIISCESRISDYMDVGPSELIGRSCYQFIHGEDVAGVRQSHLDLLDKGQVVTGYYRWLQRAGGFVWLQSVATVAISGKSPGERHVVWVSYILSQVESSHVVLDAFQLPRTGPQEDLSDPEPEIKGGNFLPESKAQVEGEPGAPQPEPGARHPRGKRIKLEPARGSGSSSGSSQGEAPGGSSGSGGGEGNEDSDEGEPRLPAPRPEFTSVIRAGSLKREGLRPWSFAASYPAREPFHRPPSPPDSPSPPALVHAGYLAPGRGLYTSTIRYGPAELGLALPSPGLVYQHLQRLSGPGPAFPDTLYPSVPFLGPDRKGD; from the exons ATGGCGGCCCCCTTCTCAGGAAGCGAGGTCAAGTGCGTCAGCGTCGAGTGGGACTTCCTGCAGGGCTTGTTGGTCAAAGCCCCGCCTGTGCCCTG CCTGCAGGCCTTGCGGAAGGAGAAGTCCCGGAACGCGGCCCGCTCCCGCCGGGGCAAAGAGAACTTCGAATTTTATGAGCTGGCGAAGACGCTGCCCCTGCCCAGCGCCATCACGAGCCAGCTGGACAAGGCGTCCATCGTGCGTCTCAGCATCACCTACCTCCGCCTGCGGGATTTCGCTGCCCTCGGGGACCCGCCCTGGACTCCACCTCGAGCCGACCGGTCCCCAGCGCCAG TCTCTGGTGctcctggacggagagagagctCTGCCTTCCTCACTGACCTCTTTGAACAGCATTTGGGAGGCCACATTCTTCAG TCACTGGACGGGTTCGTGTTCGCCTTGAACCAGGAGGGCAAGTTTCTCTACATCTCAGAGACAGTTTCCATCTATCTGGGCCTCTCTCAG GTGGAGCTGACTGGCAGCAGCGTGTTTGACTATGTGCACCCAGGGGACCACACGGAGGTGCTGGAGCAGCTTGGGCTGAAGGCCCCACCCCCTGGGCCTGGGGCACCACCCTGTggcccctcttcttcctcttcttcctcctcagctTCCTCCAACTCAGAAGCCCCAGAGCGGG AGCTGGGCCCCCCTGTGCTCACGCCTCGGAACCAGCCTGGCCTTCTTGACCGGTCCTTCTTTATTCGAATGAAATCCACACTCACCAAGAGGGGGCTGCATCTCAAGGCTTCGGGGTACAAG GTAATTCACGTGACTGGCCGGCTTCGGACTCAGCTGCTGACAACCCGCCGGGGCCAAATGCTGGGTCTTGTCGCCCTAGGCCACACCTTGCCCCCAGCTCCACTCAGCGAACTCCCCCTGCACGGCCATACACTGGTCTTCCGCCTCAGCCTGGCTTTGACTATCATCTCCTGTGAGAGCAG GATCAGTGACTACATGGATGTGGGCCCCTCAGAACTGATTGGACGAAGCTGCTACCAGTTTATCCATGGGGAGGACGTGGCTGGAGTTCGCCAGAGCCACCTGGACT TGCTGGACAAAGGGCAGGTGGTGACGGGCTACTACCGGTGGCTGCAGAGGGCCGGGGGCTTCGTCTGGCTCCAGTCCGTGGCCACAGTGGCCATCAGTGGCAAGAGCCCAGGCGAGCGGCACGTGGTCTGGGTCAGCTACATCCTCAG TCAAGTGGAAAGCAGTCACGTGGTCTTGGACGCTTTCCAGCTTCCCCGAACTGGCCCCCAAGAGGATCTGTCGGATCCAGAACCTGAGATCAAAG GCGGTAATTTTCTTCCAGAGTCCAAGGCCCAGGTGGAGGGGGAGCCTGGAGCCCCCCAGCCTGAGCCCGGGGCCCGCCACCCTCGGGGCAAACGCATCAAACTGGAGCCAGCCCgaggcagcggcagcagcagcggcagcagccAGGGAGAGGCCCCCGGTGGCAGCAGCGGCAGTGGCGGCGGTGAAGGCAACGAAGACAGTGACGAAGGGGAGCCCAGACTCCCAGCCCCCCGGCCAGAATTTACTTCGGTCATCCGAGCAGGGAGCTTGAAGCGGGAGGGCCTGAGGCCCTGGAGCTTTGCGGCCTCGTACCCAGCTCGGGAGCCCTTCCACCGGCCCCCTTCACCTCCCGATTCCCCATCTCCCCCGGCTCTGGTCCACGCGGGTTACCTGGCCCCTGGCAGGGGCCTCTACACCAGCACGATCAGATACGGGCCGGCCGAGCTGGGCCTGGCACTCCCCAGCCCGGGGCTGGTCTATCAACACCTCCAGAGGCTCAGCGGCCCAGGGCCTGCCTTTCCCGACACTCTCTACCCCAGCGTGCCCTTCCTGGGCCCGGACAGGAAAGGGGACTGA
- the TMEM160 gene encoding transmembrane protein 160, translating to MGGGGCWWWGRAACLARRPGFRGALLLAAPRRGRAGRGSFSPGPGSRAAASRPPVSDLDRADAWLLRKAHETAFLSWFRNGLLASGIGVISFMQGDMGREAAYGFFLLGGLCVFYGGASYVAGLASLRRPMMLSLGGALLGGAAVASAGLLWACAVGLYLGQLELELEGQEPEPGLEPEDADDEEPRGPPRGQAK from the exons ATGGGAGGCGGAGGCTGCTGGTGGTGGGGTCGGGCTGCTTGCCTGGCCCGGCGCCCCGGCTTCCGGGGGGCGCTGCTGCTAGCGGCCCCGAGGCGCGGCCGGGCTGGCCGGGGCTCTTTCAGCCCCGGGCCCGGGAGCCGCGCTGCGGCTTCGCGGCCCCCAGTGTCTGACCTGGACCGTGCGGACGCCTGGCTCCTCCGGAAGGCGCATGAGACGG CCTTCCTCTCCTGGTTCCGAAATGGCCTCTTGGCCTCGGGCATTGGAGTCATCTCCTTCATGCAGGGCGACATGGGCCGGGAAGCGGCTTACG GGTTCTTCCTCCTGGGCGGCCTGTGCGTGTTCTACGGTGGCGCCTCCTACGTGGCGGGCCTCGCCTCGCTGCGGCGGCCCATGATGCTGTCCCTGGGCGGGGCGCTGCTCGGAGGCGCGGCCGTAGCCTCCGCGGGCCTGCTCTGGGCCTGCGCAGTGGGCCTCTACCTGGGCCagctggagctggagctggagggCCAGGAGCCCGAGCCGGGGCTGGAGCCCGAAGACGCCGACGACGAGGAACCGCGCGGCCCCCCGCGGGGCCAGGCCAAGTGA